A stretch of DNA from Paenibacillus albus:
TACTCAGCTGTACATCCTCAGGCATACTCGTAGAGAGACCTTGGACGTAATACTCCGATGTATTCTTGCCTTCTGGCTCCAAAAAGATCTGATGCTTCGGCTTATCGGCGAAACGAACAATTTTATCCTCAATGGACGGGCAATAACGCGGACCCGTACCTTCAATTGCTCCCGAGAACATCGGCGCACGGTGAAGATTATCATTAATGATTTTATGCGTCTCTTCTGACGTGTACGTCAACCAACAAGGCAGCTGCTCGTTGTCAGAGTATTCTGTTTCATAGGAGAAGAACTTCGGCTTCTCATCACCTGGCTGAATTTCGGTTTTGCTAAAATCAATCGTGTCCCCATGCACCCGCGGCGGCGTGCCCGTCTTGAAACGAACGAGCTGCAAACCAAGCGCGCGCAAGCTCTCGGACAATTTCACCGATGGCTGTTGATTGTTAGGGCCACTCTCATACATGAGCTCGCCCATAATCACTTTGCCCCGCAAGTACGTACCGGTTGTTACAACGATCGATTTCGCTCGATATTCCGCACCTGTCTTCGTCACGATGCCGACACAGACTCCATCCTCAATGATGAGCTCCTCTGCCATACCCTGGCGAAGTGTCAAATGGTCTGTCTCTTCAATCGTTTGTTTCATGAAATGCTGATACAGAAACTTATCCGCTTGTGCACGCAGCGCATGAACAGCTGGGCCTTTCCCTGTATTCAGCATCCTCATTTGGATGAACGTCTTATCTATATTACGGCCCATTTCGCCACCGAGCGCATCAATCTCGCGCACAACATGACCTTTTGCCGGCCCGCCAATCGATGGATTGCATGGCATAAACGCAACCATATCAAGATTAATCGTAAGCAGCAGCGTCTCACACCCCATCCGGGCTGCCGCCAATGCTGCCTCGCATCCCGCGTGGCCGGCTCCTACAACAATGACATCAAAATCCCCTGCATGATATTTCATTTTGCTATCCCTCCCTGCCTCTATTACCTTTATTATTTACCTAAACAGAACTGAGAGAAAATTTGATCGATAAGCGAGTCAGCTACCGAATCTCC
This window harbors:
- the mnmG gene encoding tRNA uridine-5-carboxymethylaminomethyl(34) synthesis enzyme MnmG — encoded protein: MKYHAGDFDVIVVGAGHAGCEAALAAARMGCETLLLTINLDMVAFMPCNPSIGGPAKGHVVREIDALGGEMGRNIDKTFIQMRMLNTGKGPAVHALRAQADKFLYQHFMKQTIEETDHLTLRQGMAEELIIEDGVCVGIVTKTGAEYRAKSIVVTTGTYLRGKVIMGELMYESGPNNQQPSVKLSESLRALGLQLVRFKTGTPPRVHGDTIDFSKTEIQPGDEKPKFFSYETEYSDNEQLPCWLTYTSEETHKIINDNLHRAPMFSGAIEGTGPRYCPSIEDKIVRFADKPKHQIFLEPEGKNTSEYYVQGLSTSMPEDVQLSILRSIPGLEKVEMMRTGYAIEYDAVVPTQLWPSLETKLVPGLFTAGQINGTSGYEEAAGQGIMAGINAARKVQDKAPIIVDRSQGYIGVLIDDLVTKGTTEPYRLLTSRAEYRLLLRHDNADLRLTPTGYEIGLISEARYTKFTHKKLMVEQEIERLKTVKVRPDEEVLQMFAEINTAPIQQTTDALSLLRRPEVTYELVDRLSPSEEPLTEDMKEQVEIQIKYAGYIEKQQLQVERLAKMEKKRIPDDIDYMVVTNLSKEAKTNLSNIRPLSIGQATRIGGVTPADISILLVYLEHYNKVVAARG